The nucleotide sequence GGGGTGCACGCCGACGGTGCGCATGGAGGCGCCGCGGGAGCCGATCACCATCAACCTCAATGTCCAGCTCGATGCCGACGTCCGTGTGCGCCTGGAAGAGCAGGCTCAGGAAGACGTGGCGAGCAATCCGGACATCTTCTAGCGCGGAGGCGCCGATGAACGCGAACGTCCTGCTGCGTCGACTTCTGTTCGCGCTGCTGCTTGCCCTCCCGCTGG is from Spiribacter halobius and encodes:
- a CDS encoding YnbE family lipoprotein, which codes for MRFPLTLAMLLLAVGCTPTVRMEAPREPITINLNVQLDADVRVRLEEQAQEDVASNPDIF